From a region of the Mytilus galloprovincialis chromosome 3, xbMytGall1.hap1.1, whole genome shotgun sequence genome:
- the LOC143068953 gene encoding uncharacterized protein LOC143068953 isoform X2: MFVSLLIVFVLVCRQQVGGVPDEIPTSVCVRLCMDEYSPGPEMANCIKNCDKVSLKGCVGYCKEYGYTGKKLGECLQYCTYDG, translated from the exons ATGTTTGTTAGCTTGTTAAtagtttttgttttggtttgcAGGCAGCAAGTTGGAGGTGTACCAG ACGAAATTCCTACAAGTGTTTGTGTCCGACTGTGCATGGATGAATATTCACCAG GACCCGAAATGGCTAACTGCATTAAAAACTGTGATA AGGTATCACTGAAAGGCTGTGTGGGGTACTGCAAAGAATATGGTTATACTG GTAAGAAACTTGGGGAATGCCTTCAGTACTGTACAT acGACGGTTAA